A window from Schistosoma haematobium chromosome 1, whole genome shotgun sequence encodes these proteins:
- a CDS encoding hypothetical protein (EggNog:ENOG410VGU7~COG:S~SECRETED:SignalP(1-17)), producing the protein MLTLIILSAVCLDSTFGDGSSIKKEFSVQPGGKKYSSTIERDGIKCTFTYECQGGTNEKWHMILSKIRDDNGYGCVVERSGSQTSYIFFQSFKLDVTPPVEALTASAFGNGNQPLAAEEYYFNKNECFVSHVGGKFRAALTRLSLEFVSTLMKPEL; encoded by the exons ATGTTGACACTTATAATTCTCTCTGCCGTCTGTTTGGATAGCACTTTTGGAGACGGCTCGTCTATAAAAAAGGAATTTTCTGTCCAACCAGGTGGTAAAAAGTACTCATCGACAATTGAAAGG GATGGAATAAAATGTACTTTCACTTATGAATGTCAAGGTGGAACGAACGAG AAATGGCATATGATTCTTTCGAAGATTCGAGATGATAACGGCTACGGTTGTGTTGTGGAACGTTCTGGTAGCCAAACAAGTTACATATTCTTTCAAAGCTTCAAGTTAGATGTAACGCCGCCTGTTGAAGCTTTGACTGCTTCTGCATTT GGTAACGGTAATCAACCACTGGCAGCTGAGGAATACTATTTTAACAAAAATGAATGTTTTG TATCACACGTCGGTGGAAAATTTAGGGCTGCATTAACTCGTCTTTCCCTGGAGTTTGTTTCCACACTTATGAAGCCAGAACTCTAG